Sequence from the Nocardia cyriacigeorgica GUH-2 genome:
GCGCCACCGCCCGCGAGGTGACGACGTCGGCGCCGCCGGCTTCATGAATCACCCCGGACTGCTCGGCCCGGCCGCGCACGACCGCGACCTCGAGACCGGCCTCCTCGATGAACTCACTGAGAAAGATGGTGCGACGCAAGAGCGGTTCCACCAAGGTGATTCGCAGATCGGGCCGCGCGATGGCCAATGGGATTCCGGGTAGCCCGGCACCGCTACCGATATCGACGACCGACGCGCCCTCCGGGATCAGTTCACCGACGACGGCACAGTTGAGGATGTGGCGATCCCAGAGGCGGGGGACTTCACGTGGTCCGATCAGTCCGCGCTCCACTCCGGCGGTCGCCAGCGCGGCACAGTAGCGGCGGGCCAGATCGAGACGGTCACCGAAGACCGTGGCGGCGACCGCCGGCGGCTCCAGCTCGGCCGGCAACTCGGTCGCTCCGCCGAGATCTCGTTCCACGTGAAACATCCTTCCGAGCGTCATCGACAATCAGTGCCGGGCGCCGCCGGCCAGAAAATGGAGAAGGGCCCCGGTCCGAAGACCCGAGGCCCTATCCAACCATTGCCCGCCCCGTCAGCGCACGGGGCGTGCCGGTCTATCCGTCAAGCCGGGACGACAACCACGTGCCGGTTCGGCTCGACGCCTTCGCTCTCGCTCGCCACACCGTCGACGGCGGCGACGGCGTCGTGCACGATCTTGCGCTCGAACGGCGTCATCGGAGCCAGCGACTCGGGGGCGCCGGTCTCCTGCACTCGCTTCGCGGCGGCGGTGCCGAGCGCGCTCAACTCCTCACGACGCTTGGCACGCCAGCCGGCGACGTCCAGCATCAGCCGGCTGCGCACGCCGGTCGCCTGCTGCACGGCCAGGCGGGTCAGCTCTTGCAGCGC
This genomic interval carries:
- a CDS encoding protein jag, whose translation is MVDADTEAADVTDAEEALIEEGEIAGDYLEQLLDVLDFDGDIDLDVEGDRAVVSIDGGRDLSKLVGRNGEVLDALQELTRLAVQQATGVRSRLMLDVAGWRAKRREELSALGTAAAKRVQETGAPESLAPMTPFERKIVHDAVAAVDGVASESEGVEPNRHVVVVPA
- the rsmG gene encoding 16S rRNA (guanine(527)-N(7))-methyltransferase RsmG, encoding MFHVERDLGGATELPAELEPPAVAATVFGDRLDLARRYCAALATAGVERGLIGPREVPRLWDRHILNCAVVGELIPEGASVVDIGSGAGLPGIPLAIARPDLRITLVEPLLRRTIFLSEFIEEAGLEVAVVRGRAEQSGVIHEAGGADVVTSRAVAPLAKLAQWSLPLVRDHGRMLALKGVSAAEELARDADALARAGAGKAEVLECGAGIVETPTLVISAERLPRSERPSKQRPVKSARRAARAARKAH